A single window of Debaryomyces hansenii CBS767 chromosome F complete sequence DNA harbors:
- a CDS encoding DEHA2F07326p (similar to CA4851|IPF5818 Candida albicans IPF5818 unknown function), which translates to MSTKKEREVILNSIEDEYRHDLSLHLYSTFLFHQINPLFPRRNWASWPLPFDRVPDPRSSKTFVGSENCIEQFDDIDHETNVNRENELDMRESVSTDDEDESEDTGDDDEVSVKDEVIHQNRHKRYTRIRSVATKETLSNSKVDIMIELHALLERKIHSKLKNVADKQNLTMSADVSSAMTNEVCKKLANKVDHLVNNIINFQKQGKTRLSSSRPYPRLLNWQDILLAGLDVDESHKKTLDSTSHANLYQKCERIFDNPKYTYEYDDNEEEGDDENQSNDVPDTYVINPEQGEEESTLDTSKQKFNYSEYLSKVEETHRGLINYKNFKQRMLKNRNQEDKLRELKKAIFMRKLNLQTKYSNIDWSKTKKRPKIQGRKAPKKYRIQNEDKDSQKEDALAHGGISLTADDFTVNI; encoded by the coding sequence ATGTCtacaaagaaagaaagagaagtTATTCTTAACTCAATCGAAGATGAATATAGGCACGATCTTTCGCTTCACTTATACTCGACGTTCCTATTCCACCAAATAAACCCTCTTTTTCCTAGACGTAACTGGGCTAGCTGGCCATTGCCATTCGATCGAGTTCCTGACCCTCGTTCAAGTAAAACATTTGTTGGTTCAGAAAATTGTATAGAACAATTTGATGACATAGATCATGAAACTAATGTAAACCGAGAGAACGAGCTAGATATGAGAGAAAGTGTATCTAcagacgatgaagatgaatcGGAGGATACAGgagatgatgatgaggtATCTGTGAAAGACGAAGTAATACACCAAAATAGACACAAACGGTATACTAGGATACGATCGGTTGCAACTAAGGAAACACTATCAAATAGTAAAGTTGATATCATGATAGAACTACACGCATTGCTAGAAAGGAAAATACATAGCAAACTAAAGAATGTTGCAGATAAACAAAACCTAACTATGAGTGCTGATGTCTCATCCGCAATGACTAATGAAGTATGCAAAAAATTGGCAAATAAAGTTGATCATCTTGttaacaatattatcaattttcagAAGCAAGGGAAAACAAGGTTGTCTTCCAGTCGTCCATATCCACGTTTGTTAAACTGGCAGGATATTTTATTAGCAGGGCTTGATGTCGATGAATCACACAAAAAAACATTGGACAGCACAAGTCATGCCaatctttatcaaaaatgtgaaagaatttttgataacCCAAAATACACATACgaatatgatgataacgaagaagaaggagaCGACGAAAATCAGAGTAATGATGTACCTGATACATATGTGATTAACCCTGAAcaaggagaagaagaatctaCGTTAGATACACTGAAGCAAAAGTTTAATTACTCAGAATATCTATCAAAAGTAGAAGAAACACATCGTGGGcttataaattataaaaattttaaacAAAGGATGCTTAAAAACCGAAATCAAGAGGATAAGTTACgagaattaaaaaaagCAATATTCATGAGGAAGTTAAATCTTCAAACCAAATATAGTAACATAGATTGGAGCAAGACGAAAAAGCGACCAAAGATTCAAGGCCGGAAGGCGCCTAAGAAATACAGGATACAAAATGAGGACAAAGACTCCCAAAAAGAAGATGCATTAGCGCATGGTGGAATACTGTTAACGGCAGACGATTTTACagtaaatatataa
- a CDS encoding DEHA2F07392p (similar to uniprot|P07834 Saccharomyces cerevisiae YFL009W CDC4 F-box protein required for G1/S and G2/M transition associates with Skp1p and Cdc53p to form a complex SCFCdc4 which acts as ubiquitin-protein ligase directing ubiquitination of the phosphorylated CDK inhibitor Sic1p), translating into MSANNQPSLYPLQDAIAKFDCKPVNPNGKLSDVWLQNEYQKLSIISDQSGRESRKRIRNREETAGEGDAYDREGTESCDDMIISDTDCNSQISGQSAIISGISSFRENGLVHPPKRRLMSVPSPTNTVTPAVTETNNSNETLLQTNQIIQEHIIVQPRTPTAINSPTNTPISDIEEQSQQLPLPSPSASPVQSTGDKISNFDPIEHQLSNIPTTQSELMEMMVSLSGYLSEKNQNHFIFRLLQNTNRSSLSSFSGLIENSLKRDLISNLPLEITYNILSHLDYKALCSLARVCSNWYKIIDNSGIWAQLLKKDKLILSDGAIEREIADPQKLLKEWSSKSDINEANVMQTLYKKRCTILNRWMDPTYEPKRISVPGHGSHVVTCLQHDDEKIITGVDDKLINIYSTKTGELLKVLKGHEGGVWALKYTGNTLVSGSTDRTVRVWNIKTGKCTHVFRGHTSTVRCLDILHPVKIGKNDNGEDIIFPEVPLLVTGSRDHNLHVWKLPLMNEGEEAEDDVVGQQTYDSNEIENPYLITVLLGHTQSVRSVSGYGNIIVSGSYDTTVRVWDLLDNGNCKHVLAGHGDRIYSTALNFHTKRCYSGSMDSSINVWDIESGKLLHTLEGHSSLVGLLELSEEYLVSAAADSTLRVWNPKSGDNICKLEGHSGAITCFQHDSLKIVSGSEIMLKLWDINSGKFVRDLLDDITGCAWGLCFDNNICTAAVQRCRNDTDETFIEILDSSGP; encoded by the coding sequence ATGAGTGCTAATAACCAACCATCCTTGTACCCGTTGCAAGATGCTATTGCCAAATTTGACTGTAAACCAGTGAATCCTAACGGAAAACTCTCAGATGTTTGGTTACAAaatgaatatcaaaaattgtcAATAATATCTGATCAGCTGGGACGCGAGAGCAGAAAGAGAATAAGAAATAGAGAGGAGACGGCTGGTGAAGGGGATGCTTATGACAGAGAAGGAACTGAGTCCTGTGATGACATGATTATCTCTGACACGGATTGTAATAGCCAAATATCGGGGCAGAGTGCTATAATATCGGGTATATCATCTTTCAGAGAAAACGGTTTGGTGCATCCTCCTAAGCGGAGATTAATGAGTGTTCCATCACCAACAAATACTGTTACTCCAGCCGTTACTGAAACAAACAATAGTAACGAAACTTTATTACAGACCAACCAAATTATCCAGGAGCACATAATAGTGCAACCACGTACACCAACTGCAATAAACTCACCCACGAATACTCCTAtttctgatattgaagagCAATCACAACAATTACCGTTGCCTTCTCCAAGTGCATCACCTGTACAATCTACAGGTGATAAGATTTCTAATTTTGACCCAATAGAACACCAGTTGTCTAATATACCTACAACACAATCGGAGTTAATGGAAATGATGGTGAGCCTTTCCGGATATTTGAGTGAAAAGAACCAGAATCATTTCATATTTAGATTGTTACAGAACACTAATAGATCGTCGTTAAGTTCTTTTAGTGGATTAATTGAAAACAGTCTAAAAAGAGACTTGATAAGTAACTTGCCTCTAGAAATTACTTACAATATCTTGTCACATTTGGATTATAAAGCGTTATGTTCACTTGCACGTGTATGTTCCAACTGGTACAAGATTATTGACAATTCGGGCATCTGGGCACAGCTACTCAAGAAAGACAAGCTCATTTTAAGTGATGGAGCAATAGAACGAGAAATTGCCGACCCacaaaaattgttgaaagaATGGTCACTGAAGTCTGATATTAACGAAGCAAATGTCATGCAGACATTATACAAGAAGCGTTGTACTATATTAAATAGGTGGATGGATCCCACCTACGAACCGAAACGAATTAGTGTTCCTGGACACGGAAGTCACGTTGTGACATGCTTGCAGcatgatgatgaaaagatTATAACGGGTGTTGATGATAAACTAATCAACATTTATAGTACGAAGACAGGGGAGCTATTAAAGGTGTTAAAAGGCCACGAGGGGGGTGTCTGGGCGTTGAAGTATACGGGCAATACGTTGGTGAGTGGATCCACAGATAGAACTGTTCGGGTGTGGAACATCAAGACAGGAAAATGTACTCATGTATTTAGGGGACACACTTCTACTGTGAGGTGCTTGGATATTTTACATCCAGTGAAAATCGGAAAGAATGATAATGGAGAAGATATAATATTCCCAGAGGTTCCATTACTAGTCACCGGGTCTAGAGATCATAACTTGCATGTTTGGAAATTACCATTAATGAATGAAGGAGAAGAAGCTGAAGATGATGTAGTTGGACAACAAACCTACGATAGCAATGAAATTGAGAATCCGTACCTAATTACCGTGTTATTGGGGCATACGCAATCTGTGAGATCGGTTTCTGGATACGGTAATATTATTGTATCTGGCTCTTATGATACAACCGTTAGAGTTTGGGACCTTCTTGATAACGGTAATTGTAAGCATGTTTTAGCTGGCCATGGAGATAGAATATATTCTACGGCATTGAATTTCCATACTAAGAGATGTTATTCTGGATCTATGGATTCTTCTATAAATGTATGGGATATTGAAAGTGGGAAACTATTACACACATTAGAAGGACATAGCTCTCTTGTGGGGTTGTTAGAATTGTCAGAAGAATACTTGGTATCAGCAGCAGCTGATTCAACATTAAGAGTCTGGAATCCAAAATCGGGAGACAATATATGTAAGTTAGAAGGACACAGCGGAGCCATCACCTGCTTTCAGCATGATAGTCTTAAAATTGTCAGTGGAAGTGAAataatgttgaaattgTGGGATATTAATAGCGGAAAATTTGTCAGAGACCTACTTGATGATATCACAGGTTGTGCATGGGGTCTTTGCTTCGACAATAATATATGTACTGCTGCCGTGCAACGTTGTAGAAATGACACAGATGAAACTTTCATCGAAATATTGGATTCTAGCGGCCCATAA
- a CDS encoding DEHA2F07282p (weakly similar to uniprot|P50111 Saccharomyces cerevisiae YMR273C ZDS1 Protein that interacts with silencing proteins at the telomere involved in transcriptional silencing) produces the protein MSEDEIVDQTRSYESAAKDIEQEKKMVAALKRLSISNMMSYDPDLPIEDMEYQYQYQQQNDDSANKSPPKLSQVRRSSSLSHNSSLKGRPSPSEDAMLQIQGTVEDNASDQPQQEQELDTETLLWVPANLHPEVDPEQFKIHVKTTVGEIMERKSSRKNSLSRHSSLSSSFLADDREETNPSEPETPEKNIQNNNNLEAEQQSYQEKRFSNPSLRDLSFELENLSRIAGMDSTDAVTIARTLSSSSLGYTDVEKQAFDELSSPPHVSPNNSTRRRETDTTQNKAFVDPESPTSRKTVNRLPQEYAYDHSSQHQQHTQQLPRQHQSYQMPKSQFSPNDFSLKRSRRLDYRKLSNPSASGSSLQNNKAGKLAELRNNLNSPSQSPVTHQYHLPKQPEHKSKSKQRNARDSQLLFSYRNPNVPPEAQSSNDSPYPNSASSSSPLEQQFNTHKFSQHNLTAKRISHIKSHKDQYGLPQKQGYSRTSSRSSSGGSGNKSIQSFEKEKARPIQSPPTQPFPSHTINKQKIPPPQNQYRSDNGKHHHRSHGRRNNNSAQQIPSQSNNYVFQLQIPKTRSEGKKLVSQTDLIKKESVPRIKISKEPSNNITENKSTQLNQNLDLLRSEINEFKESLTKIDSPASSESRSISDSDLPESSDNNESDFSFEASYQNISYEDSLGIEKDVLKELNREKITNINDVESDLEYGKANPFVSSPKQKLIQEPVSEFIGREKNDNNEELLKATDFDIDFDQNENKDAIELSAIDQEPLINEIADIPDEEFISRSNEPISQASPAGEVQNKKSFGLLPNHSSSSFNSDTSESKKSLKKKKSWPWLKERSASFSTSDGNKLPSLPEAKSPSRSFSTPETPTKKRQEQEQIVKEVPKAHDVKPSGSIGKENMISKFFKKKRSNSSTSVSSSSDVTNMETKPGQDSGVTVDYESDSEAKKNLQGKLKGGIFKKMNRNKMHEKEKERLQSLKSTSVTSLVSSIDKGSSTEDLLEPEASRETKNLQDSGRDSQYSPNNVLDVGKQKEIERSSELRTENDEETLMNYSKGKERETEKTKPKIKTNLLGSRKEKALRKSDHVKTEISKQDTEGEPDQVDVDDSGRSTVKVKTDEEKEVSRSALDIQEKLKKSIKRTSKANQPIEFTDSAFGFPLPPPSQSTLVMLDYRFPVHVERAIYRLSHLKLANPKRSLREQVLLSNFMYAYLNLVDHTLHLEQLNNSSENTTEVVDDTKELNFATDDLMVSDDELEETKNELDSDQVSIDLDIVDLSNTSATRAETE, from the coding sequence ATGtctgaagatgaaatagTAGACCAGACTAGGAGCTATGAATCGGCAGCGAAGGATATAGAAcaggagaagaagatggTAGCGGCGTTGAAGCGTTTGTCTATAAGTAACATGATGAGTTACGATCCCGACTTACCGATTGAAGATATGGAATACCAATACCAATACCAGCAGCAGAACGATGATCTGGCCAACAAGAGCCCGCCTAAATTACTGCAGGTGAGAAGGAGCTCGTCTCTCTCCCATAATTCATCACTCAAGGGACGCCCATCGCCATCCGAGGATGCTATGCTTCAGATCCAGGGAACCGTAGAAGACAATGCTTCAGATCAGCCACAACAAGAACAGGAGTTGGATACGGAAACATTGTTATGGGTTCCGGCCAATTTGCATCCCGAAGTTGACCCAgaacaattcaaaatccATGTTAAAACCACGGTGGGAGAAATTATGGAGAGAAAACTGAGCagaaaaaattcattaagtAGACACTCTTCTCTTTCGTCTTCCTTTTTAGCAGATGACAGGGAAGAAACAAATCCATCTGAACCGGAAACTCCAGAGAAGAACATtcaaaataacaataatcTTGAAGCGGAACAGCAGTCTTATCAAGAGAAAAGATTTAGTAACCCATCATTGCGTGACTTAAGTTTTGAATTGGAGAATTTGTCAAGAATAGCAGGGATGGACTCAACTGATGCAGTGACGATAGCACGTACCTTATCTAGCTCTTCATTAGGTTACACTGATGTTGAAAAGCAAGCATTTGATGAACTATCATCTCCTCCTCACGTATctccaaataattcaactaGAAGACGAGAAACAGACACTACACAGAATAAAGCATTTGTTGACCCTGAATCACCAACCTCTCGTAAAACAGTCAATAGATTACCGCAGGAATACGCGTATGATCATTCCAGCCAACATCAACAACACACACAACAACTTCCTCGCCAACATCAGAGTTATCAAATGCCCAAATCTCAATTCAGTCCAAatgatttttcattaaagaGAAGTAGAAGGTTGGATTATAGAAAGCTTTCTAATCCATCCGCGTCCGGTTCTAGCTTACAGAATAACAAGGCAGGAAAACTAGCTGaattaagaaataatttgaattctcCTTCGCAATCGCCAGTTACacatcaatatcatttacCTAAGCAACCAGAACATAAGTCAAAAAGTAAACAGCGTAATGCTCGTGATTCTCAACTTTTATTCAGTTATCGTAATCCAAACGTTCCGCCTGAAGCACAATCATCGAACGATTCGCCATATCCAAATTCTGCATCGTCAAGTTCTCCACTTGAACAACAATTCAACACGCATAAATTTAGTCAACATAATTTGACTGCAAAACGTATTTCGCATATTAAAAGTCATAAGGATCAATATGGTTTACCTCAGAAGCAAGGATATTCAAGAACATCGTCTAGATCTTCATCAGGTGGCTCAGGAAACAAGTCAATACAGTCTTTCGAGAAGGAGAAGGCTCGTCCAATACAATCGCCTCCCACTCAACCATTCCCATCTCACACAATAAATAAGCAAAAGATTCCACCCCCACAAAATCAATACCGGTCTGACAACGGAAAGCATCACCATAGATCTCATGGTCGGCGGAATAACAATTCAGCACAACAAATTCCCCTGCAATCCAACAATTATGTATTTCAGTTGCAAATTCCTAAGACACGTCTGGAAGGTAAAAAGCTTGTGTCTCAAACtgatttaattaaaaagGAGTCGGTTCCTCGtatcaaaatttctaaaGAACCCTCTAATAACATTACTGAGAATAAATCTACTCAACTAAATCAAAACCTTGATTTATTAAGGTCCGAAATAAATGAGTTTAAGGAAAGCTTAACAAAGATTGATTCACCAGCCTCCAGTGAGAGCCGTTCCATTTCTGATAGTGACTTACCTGAAAGCAGTGACAATAATGAGTCAGATTTCAGTTTCGAAGCTTCGTATCAGAATATAAGCTATGAAGATAGCCTAGGTATCGAGAAGGATGTTTTGAAGGAACTTAATAGAGAGAAAATCACGAACATCAACGATGTAGAGAGTGATTTAGAATATGGGAAAGCCAACCCATTTGTCAGTTCACCGAAACAAAAACTTATTCAAGAGCCTGTTTCCGAATTTATCGGCAGAGAAaagaatgataataatgaagagttATTAAAAGCAACcgattttgatattgattttgaccAAAACGAAAACAAGGATGCAATAGAATTATCTGCGATTGATCAAGAGCCTCTCATAAATGAGATTGCTGATATACCTGACGAAGAATTTATTTCCAGATCAAATGAACCTATATCTCAAGCTTCACCTGCTGGTGAAGTACAGAATAAAAAATCTTTTGGATTGTTGCCAAATCATTCATCAAGCTCATTCAATTCTGATACTTCAGAGTCTAAGAAGAgtttaaagaagaaaaaatcatGGCCTTGGTTGAAAGAAAGGTCGGCTAGTTTTTCAACAAGTGATGGTAACAAATTACCAAGCTTACCAGAAGCAAAATCGCCATCCAGGTCATTTTCAACTCCTGAGACTCCAACAAAGAAGAGACAAGAGCAAGAGCAGATAGTTAAAGAAGTACCTAAGGCTCATGATGTTAAGCCTTCTGGTTCTATTGGAAAGGAAAATATGATTAGCAAGTTCtttaagaagaaaagatcGAATTCGTCTACATCCgtatcttcatcttctgatGTCACGAATATGGAGACTAAACCTGGACAAGATTCAGGAGTTACTGTAGACTACGAATCAGATTCTGAAGCCAAAAAGAATCTACAAGGTAAATTAAAGGGAGGAATATTTAAGAAGATGAATAGAAACAAAATGCAtgagaaagaaaaagagagACTTCAATCATTGAAATCTACATCTGTGACTTCGTTAGTATCGCTGATTGATAAAGGGAGTAGTACAGAAGATTTACTTGAACCCGAAGCCTCTCGTGAGACAAAGAATTTACAGGATTCAGGAAGAGATTCTCAATATAGCCCTAATAATGTACTTGACGTAGGTAAGCAGAAGGAGATTGAGCGGTCTTCAGAATTGAGAACggaaaatgatgaagagacgttgatgaattattcaaaaggTAAAGAAAGGGAAACGGAAAAAACAAAACCAAAGATCAAGACGAATCTATTGGGGTCTCGAAAGGAAAAAGCACTTCGCAAATCAGATCATGTAAAGACTGAGATATCAAAACAAGATACGGAAGGAGAACCAGATCAGGTCGACGTAGATGATCTGGGAAGACTGACCGTTAAAGTCAAAACAGACGAAGAGAAGGAAGTGTCGCGTTCTGCCCTTGACATCCaggaaaaattgaaaaagtcTATCAAGAGGACCTCCAAGGCCAATCAACCCATCGAGTTCACCGACTCCGCGTTTGGCTTCCCATTGCCTCCTCCTTCCCAGTCTACATTGGTCATGTTGGACTATAGATTTCCCGTCCATGTGGAAAGGGCTATCTACCGTTTATCACATTTGAAATTGGCCAATCCCAAAAGATCGCTCAGAGAACAAGTTCTTTTGTCCAATTTTATGTATGCCTACCTTAACTTGGTTGACCACACTTTGCATTTGgaacaattaaataatagctCCGAAAATACTACAGAGGTAGTTGATGAtacaaaagaattgaatttcgCAACCGACGACCTAATGGTGTCCGACGACGAActagaagaaacaaaaaatgAACTAGATTCGGATCAAGTCAGTATAGATTTAGACATTGTTGACCTTAGTAATACTTCTGCAACTAGAGCGGAAACCGAATGA
- a CDS encoding DEHA2F07348p (similar to uniprot|P13298 Saccharomyces cerevisiae YML106W URA5 Fifth step in pyrimidine biosynthesis pathway), with translation MENFQAQFLDLALESQALQFGTFTLKSGRQSPYFFNLGFFNTGKLLSALATSYANAIIKSGLKFDIIFGPAYKGIPLTAITVAKLAELDPETYGNVGYSFNRKEKKDHGEGGSIVGCQLSGKKVLIIDDVMTAGTAINEAFAIIKEGKGEVIGSIIALDRQETTADSELSATQAVSKRYGLPVISIVSLSDIVRHLKDKITPEELSSIEFYRKQYAPKDA, from the coding sequence atggaaaattttcaagcCCAATTTTTAGACCTTGCTTTAGAATCCCAAGCATTGCAATTTGGTACCTTTACCTTAAAATCAGGTCGTCAATCGCCATACTTCTTTAACTTAGGGTTCTTCAATACTGGTAAGTTGTTATCAGCCTTAGCTACTTCGTATGCCAATGCTATTATTAAGTCTGGCTTGAAGtttgatatcattttcGGACCTGCTTACAAGGGTATTCCATTGACTGCTATCACTGTTGCTAAATTAGCCGAATTGGATCCTGAAACATACGGTAATGTTGGCTATTCCTTCAATAGaaaggaaaagaaggacCATGGTGAAGGTGGATCTATTGTAGGATGTCAACTCTCGGGAAAGAAGGTCTtgattattgatgatgTCATGACAGCAGGTACTGCTATTAATGAAGCTTTTGccattattaaagaaggaaaaggTGAAGTCATTGGTTCTATTATTGCTTTAGATAGGCAAGAGACTACAGCTGACTCCGAGTTATCGGCCACTCAAGCAGTCCTGAAAAGATATGGCCTTCCTGTTATTTCAATCGTATCCTTGTCAGATATTGTTAGACACTTAAAGGACAAGATTACACCAGAAGAATTGAGTTCTATTGAATTTTACAGAAAGCAATATGCTCCTAAGGATGCTTAA
- a CDS encoding DEHA2F07304p (similar to uniprot|Q03529 Saccharomyces cerevisiae YMR272C SCS7 Required for the hydroxylation of the very long chain fatty acid (VLCFA) located in the endoplasmic reticulum) has translation MSRNLPLLASAEVVKHNTQNDCWVTLYNRKVYNVSGFIDQHPGGGDIILPYAGKDVTAIMADTISHEHSESAYEMLDDEMLVGYLATDEEERELLNNKNNTPVEVRLEDSSSVDLYEFHDSLPPAEKLAIQTDYEEDIKKHKFLDLNKPLIPQMLCSTFSKEFYLDQVHRPRHYGKGSAPLFGNFLEPLSLTPWWVVPAVWLPPNFYIFYVGFVNQDKLVALSFWVMGLFVWTLVEYCMHRFLFHLDGYLPEHPVALTLHFLLHGVHHYLPMDGYRLVLPPTLFVLLAYPFYKLVFAIFPFYMACSGFAGGTLGYILYDVIHYVIHHTKLPQFLQDIKTYHLEHHYKNYEMGFGVTSRFWDVIFETEITSTFQKRN, from the coding sequence ATGTCTAGAAATTTGCCTTTATTAGCTAGTGCCGAGGTTGTTAAGCATAATACACAGAATGATTGCTGGGTTACCTTATACAACAGAAAAGTTTACAACGTTAGTGGATTTATTGATCAGCACCCGGGTGGAGGAGATATAATCTTACCATACGCCGGAAAAGATGTTACAGCAATTATGGCGGACACTATTTCCCATGAACATTCAGAAAGTGCATACGAGATGTTGGATGATGAAATGTTGGTTGGATACTTAGCCAccgacgaagaagaaagagaattgttaaataataagaacAATACACCAGTGGAAGTTAGATTAGAAGATTCCAGTTCTGTTGATCTTTATGAGTTCCACGATAGTTTGCCACCTGCGGAAAAGTTAGCGATTCAAACCGattatgaagaagatattaaaAAGCATAAGTTTTTAGACTTGAACAAACCATTGATTCCCCAGATGTTGTGCAGTACCTTTTCGAAGGAGTTTTATCTTGACCAGGTGCACAGACCTAGACATTATGGGAAAGGGTCAGCGCCGTTATTCGGCAATTTCTTAGAACCTCTTTCGTTGACACCATGGTGGGTAGTACCAGCGGTTTGGTTACCACCTAACTTCTACATTTTCTACGTTGGTTTTGTCAATCAAGACAAATTGGTTGCGTTGAGTTTCTGGGTTATGGGATTGTTTGTTTGGACATTGGTTGAATATTGTATGCACAGGTTTTTGTTCCATTTGGATGGGTATTTACCTGAGCATCCCGTTGCACTTACACTCCATTTCCTTTTGCATGGTGTCCATCATTATTTGCCAATGGATGGATATAGATTAGTGTTGCCACCAACTTTATTTGTCCTTTTAGCATACCCGTTCTACAAATTAGTATTCGCTATATTCCCATTCTACATGGCATGTTCTGGTTTTGCTGGTGGAACTTTAGGATACATTTTATATGATGTTATTCATTACGTTATTCACCATACCAAATTACCTCAATTCTTGCAAGATATCAAAACTTACCACTTGGAACACCATTACAAAAACTATGAAATGGGTTTCGGTGTTACAAGTAGATTCTGGGATGTCATTTTCGAAACCGAAATCACTAGTACCTTTCAGAAGAGAAACTAA
- a CDS encoding DEHA2F07370p (similar to uniprot|P29478 Saccharomyces cerevisiae YML105C SEC65 signal recognition particle subunit homologue of mammalian SRP19): MAKRPVLEDVLDDEIDNMDMDIAQFDPSLRTPIAPVQPGPQITRSQDQEPPLFPNFPHPEQDKSVERKDIVDPNKFSAEERAELKKFQIIYPCYFDKSRSHKDGRRVSESKAVSNPLAKTISDACRHYNLPVMLELDKTHPQDFGNPGRVRVLIKDNNKNGMPVDSRFKTKRAVLNIIADYLKTHPTTLASIGPKSGIPLPSEYETGFEPGEIPKVKGFKMNTIVPVHSELTIKHPMTKSIYDPEPEQPQVKAPQAPKQPKKKVMKIRG; the protein is encoded by the coding sequence ATGGCAAAGAGACCAGTATTGGAAGACGTCTTGGATGATGAGATTGATAACATGGACATGGATATTGCCCAATTTGATCCATCACTCAGAACTCCAATAGCACCAGTACAACCAGGACCTCAAATTACAAGATCACAAGATCAAGAACCACCATTATTTCCTAATTTCCCACACCCAGAGCAAGACAAGAGTGTTGAGCGTAAAGATATTGTTGATCCTAACAAGTTTTCTGCGGAGGAAAGAGctgaattaaaaaaatttcaaataatctATCCATGTtactttgataaatcaagaTCGCATAAGGACGGAAGAAGAGTATCAGAGTCTAAAGCAGTGTCGAATCCATTAGCAAAGACTATATCAGATGCGTGTCGTCATTATAATTTACCAGTAATGTTGGAATTAGATAAGACACATCCGCAAGACTTCGGTAATCCAGGTAGAGTAAGAGTATTAATCAAAGACAACAATAAAAATGGTATGCCAGTCGATTCGAGATTTAAGACTAAAAGAGCAGTATTAAATATCATAGCTGACTACTTGAAAACGCATCCAACTACGTTAGCTAGCATTGGACCAAAGAGTGGTATTCCATTACCAAGTGAATATGAGACCGGTTTCGAACCGGGTGAAATACCTAAGGTCAAAGGGTTCAAAATGAATACTATTGTACCTGTTCATTCTGAGTTGACTATCAAGCACCCAATGACAAAGAGTATTTATGATCCTGAACCAGAGCAGCCACAGGTTAAAGCTCCACAAGCACCTAAACAACCAAAAAAGAAGGTTATGAAGATTAGAGGTTAA